The proteins below come from a single Mustela erminea isolate mMusErm1 chromosome 14, mMusErm1.Pri, whole genome shotgun sequence genomic window:
- the CDK1 gene encoding cyclin-dependent kinase 1, whose translation MEDYTKIEKIGEGTYGVVYKGRHKTTGQVVAMKKIRLESEEEGVPSTAIREISLLKELRHPNIVSLQDVLMQDSRLYLIFEFLSMDLKKYLDSIPPGQFMDSSLVKSYLYQILQGIVFCHSRRVLHRDLKPQNLLIDDKGTIKLADFGLARAFGIPIRVYTHEVVTLWYRSPEVLLGSARYSTPVDIWSIGTIFAELATKKPLFHGDSEIDQLFRIFRALGTPNNEVWPEVESLQDYKNTFPKWKPGSLASHVKNLDENGLDLLSKMLVYDPAKRISGKMALNHPYFNDLDNQIKKM comes from the exons GTACCTATGGAGTTGTGTATAAGGGTAGACACAAAACTACAGGTCAAGTAGTAGCCATGAAGAAAATCAGACTAGAAAGTGAAGAGGAAGGGGTTCCTAGTACTGCAATTCGGGAAATTTCTCTATTAAAAGAACTTCGTCATCCAAATATAGTCAG TCTTCAAGATGTGCTTATGCAGGATTCCAGGTTATATCTCATTTTTGAATTCCTTTCCATGGATCTTAAGAAATACTTAGATTCCATCCCTCCTGGTCAGTTCATGGATTCTTCACTTGTTAAG aGTTATTTGTACCAAATCCTACAAGGGATTGTGTTTTGCCACTCCAGAAGAGTTCTGCACAGAGACTTAAAACCTCAAAATCTATTGATTGATGACAAAGGAACAATTAAACTGGCTGATTTTGGCCTTGCCAGAGCTTTTGGAATACCTATTAGAGTATACACACATGAG GTGGTAACACTCTGGTACAGATCTCCAGAAGTATTGCTGGGGTCAGCTCGCTACTCGACTCCGGTTGACATTTGGAGTATAGGCACCATATTTGCAGAATTAGCAACCAAAAAACCACTTTTCCATGGGGATTCAGAAATCGATCAACTCTTCAGaattttcag AGCTTTGGGTACTCCCAATAATGAAGTGTGGCCAGAAGTGGAATCTTTACAAGACTATAAGAATACATTTCCCAAGTGGAAACCAGGAAGTCTGGCATCCCATGTTAAAAACTTGGATGAAAATGGCTTGGATCTGCTCTCG AAAATGTTAGTCTATGATCCTGCCAAACGAATTTCTGGCAAAATGGCACTGAATCATCCTTATTTTAATGATTTGGACAATCAGATTAAGAAGATGTAG